From Bacillus sp. Bos-x628, the proteins below share one genomic window:
- a CDS encoding YlaF family protein has translation MKRIKWLLLLCAFLAVVSMAFIGVSVAEKNILGTIISIVFVMVFMGTGFTLKRKLNVS, from the coding sequence ATGAAACGAATCAAATGGCTTCTATTACTATGTGCATTTCTTGCAGTGGTCAGTATGGCGTTTATTGGAGTATCTGTAGCTGAAAAAAACATACTCGGAACAATTATCAGTATCGTTTTCGTCATGGTTTTCATGGGTACAGGATTTACATTAAAAAGAAAATTAAACGTATCATAA
- a CDS encoding zf-HC2 domain-containing protein — protein sequence MSCYLIKELLPLYIEGDCSAETKKIVEEHLRSCEICSHLYREMIEPIPLIKMSENPIPYMDENEEKRKFKERYFGKLLLRACIAFGIVYVVMVILYWFK from the coding sequence ATGAGCTGTTATCTTATCAAAGAACTGCTGCCACTTTATATAGAAGGGGATTGTAGTGCAGAGACAAAAAAAATAGTCGAGGAGCACTTACGTTCATGTGAAATATGCAGTCATCTTTATCGAGAAATGATAGAGCCTATACCACTCATAAAGATGTCAGAAAATCCAATACCATATATGGATGAAAATGAAGAAAAAAGAAAATTTAAAGAACGTTATTTCGGAAAACTTTTACTCAGAGCATGCATAGCGTTTGGTATAGTATACGTTGTCATGGTCATCCTCTATTGGTTCAAATAA
- a CDS encoding sigma-70 family RNA polymerase sigma factor codes for MAKSTHQIEKIYEEHYQEITKYLYRRTGNIETAKDLSQDVFIKALHGLSSFKGHSSIKTWLYTIAYHTFVNDYRRKVKRSFTDVEDFDQIEQQSFTTPEDHIEKQADIQRLWTNINQLKDTYRDVLILREIQELSYEEVAEILNWKLSKVKTTLHRARLELKRMLHCEEFNK; via the coding sequence ATGGCCAAATCAACTCATCAGATTGAAAAAATATATGAAGAACATTATCAGGAAATTACAAAATATTTATATCGCCGTACAGGAAATATTGAAACGGCAAAGGACTTGTCACAGGACGTATTTATCAAGGCACTGCATGGGTTATCTTCTTTTAAAGGGCATTCTAGTATAAAAACATGGCTTTATACCATCGCATATCACACATTTGTAAATGACTATCGACGAAAAGTGAAGCGCTCTTTTACAGATGTAGAAGATTTTGATCAGATAGAGCAACAGTCTTTCACCACACCAGAAGATCACATAGAAAAACAAGCTGACATTCAAAGGCTGTGGACCAATATCAATCAGTTGAAGGATACTTACAGGGATGTGCTCATTTTAAGAGAAATACAGGAATTATCTTATGAAGAAGTGGCTGAAATTCTGAATTGGAAATTATCTAAAGTAAAAACAACCCTTCATCGAGCAAGATTAGAACTGAAACGAATGTTACATTGTGAGGAGTTCAATAAATGA
- a CDS encoding inositol monophosphatase family protein encodes MTNWLEIDRLAKLWVKEAGNRMKVSMQEGLSIETKSNPNDLVTNIDKETERFFIEKIQSTFTDHHILGEEGQGEQITSLDGIVWIIDPIDGTMNFVHQKRNFAISIGIFENGIGKIGLIYDVIHDELYHAVKGKGAYMNDIALPRLKEVAIEKAIVGINPTWVIESPYFDAKPFARLVRDVRGTRNIGSAALELAYIASGRSDAYVTMRLSPWDYAAGCVLLDEVGAVYSNIHGEPLTFLDKNSIVAGNKSICEKILQDYIKGIKHKK; translated from the coding sequence ATGACAAACTGGCTGGAAATTGACCGTCTTGCAAAGCTCTGGGTAAAAGAAGCGGGAAACCGCATGAAAGTATCCATGCAGGAAGGTCTATCAATTGAAACAAAATCAAATCCAAATGATCTTGTCACAAATATTGATAAAGAAACAGAACGTTTTTTCATTGAAAAAATTCAGTCGACATTTACAGACCATCACATCTTAGGGGAAGAGGGCCAAGGGGAACAGATAACTTCCCTTGATGGGATTGTCTGGATTATTGATCCGATTGATGGAACGATGAACTTTGTCCATCAAAAACGGAATTTCGCCATTTCAATAGGGATATTTGAAAATGGAATCGGAAAAATCGGTCTTATTTATGATGTCATTCATGACGAGCTATACCATGCAGTCAAAGGAAAAGGAGCGTATATGAATGATATAGCGCTGCCGCGACTAAAGGAAGTAGCCATAGAAAAAGCGATTGTTGGCATTAATCCAACATGGGTTATTGAAAGTCCGTATTTCGATGCAAAACCGTTTGCTCGACTCGTGCGTGATGTCAGAGGAACAAGGAACATTGGCTCAGCTGCCCTTGAACTTGCTTATATTGCAAGTGGCAGAAGTGACGCTTACGTGACCATGAGGCTTTCGCCATGGGATTATGCAGCCGGTTGCGTATTGCTTGATGAGGTAGGAGCTGTTTACTCAAACATTCACGGAGAACCGCTCACCTTCCTAGACAAAAACAGTATCGTTGCAGGGAACAAATCCATCTGTGAAAAAATCTTGCAAGACTACATAAAAGGAATCAAACATAAAAAGTAA
- a CDS encoding DUF1054 domain-containing protein, translating into MSEMRFNDEDFETFTVDGLDERMTVLKKRVRPKLEALGEHFAPLLSSVTGDEMFVHVAKHARRSVNPPNDTWVAFANSKRGYKKLPHFQIGLWKTHVFVWFALIYESPVKGEYGQLFEKELDTIQKKIPQDFVWSKDHMKPDVLRHSELDAEGLKTLFQRVQTVKRAELLCGIQLPREEVVQMNNEAFLSKIEEAFHTLAFLYRFTHKESV; encoded by the coding sequence ATGAGTGAGATGCGTTTTAATGATGAAGATTTTGAAACATTCACAGTTGACGGTTTAGATGAACGAATGACCGTATTAAAGAAAAGAGTCCGTCCAAAGCTTGAAGCACTTGGCGAACACTTTGCCCCGCTCCTTTCTTCTGTTACAGGTGATGAGATGTTTGTCCATGTAGCAAAACATGCAAGAAGATCGGTGAACCCGCCAAATGATACGTGGGTAGCTTTCGCAAACAGCAAGCGCGGCTATAAAAAACTCCCTCATTTTCAAATTGGACTTTGGAAAACCCATGTATTTGTTTGGTTTGCGCTTATATACGAATCTCCTGTCAAAGGTGAGTATGGTCAGTTATTTGAAAAAGAGCTAGATACCATTCAAAAGAAAATTCCGCAAGATTTTGTTTGGTCTAAGGATCATATGAAACCAGACGTACTGCGCCACAGCGAGCTTGATGCTGAAGGGCTGAAAACATTATTTCAACGTGTGCAAACAGTGAAAAGAGCCGAACTTCTTTGCGGTATCCAGCTACCTAGAGAGGAAGTCGTTCAAATGAATAATGAAGCATTTTTATCAAAAATTGAAGAAGCCTTCCATACTTTAGCATTTCTTTACCGCTTCACCCATAAAGAATCTGTATAA
- a CDS encoding UPF0223 family protein, translating into MEYQYPMDIEWTTEEKIAVISFFQAIEKAYEKGVAKQELLNAYKRFKEVVPSKSEEKTYCAAFEKGSGYSSYRTVKKAKEAEETAIIRM; encoded by the coding sequence ATGGAATATCAATATCCAATGGATATCGAATGGACAACAGAGGAAAAAATTGCTGTCATTTCGTTTTTCCAAGCGATTGAAAAAGCATATGAAAAAGGGGTAGCGAAACAGGAGCTGTTAAATGCTTATAAGCGGTTTAAAGAGGTTGTGCCATCAAAATCAGAGGAAAAGACGTATTGTGCAGCTTTTGAAAAGGGAAGTGGTTATTCCTCTTACCGCACAGTAAAAAAGGCGAAGGAAGCAGAAGAAACAGCCATCATACGTATGTAA
- a CDS encoding aminotransferase class I/II-fold pyridoxal phosphate-dependent enzyme, whose translation MSQHDTPLYTGLKKHASTNPVQFHIPGHKKGAGMDPEFRAFIGDNALSIDLINIEPLDDLHSPRGIIKEAQELAAEAFGADHTFFSIQGTSGAIMTMVMTVCGPGDKIIVPRNVHKSIMSAIVFSGAIPIFIHPEIDKKLGISHGITPASAQKALTEHPDAKGLLVINPTYFGISADLKTIVEIAHSFGVPVLVDEAHGVHIHFHDELPLSAMQAGADMAATSVHKLGGSLTQSSILNMKEGLVSKDRVQSILSMLTTTSTSYLLLASLDVARKRLATEGKALADKAIRLAETARDRLNQIDGITCIGQEILDSASTYDYDPTKLIISIKDLGLNGHDVEKWLRESYRIEVELSDLYNILCIVTPGDSEETIDTLVSAMEEIAATSARDDGKHAVTEVLLPEIPSLAMTPRDAFYATTEVIPFKKAAGRIIAEFVMVYPPGIPIFIPGEIITEENISYIFKNIEIGLPVQGPEDSTLEMIRVIKEQKPIL comes from the coding sequence TTGTCACAACATGATACACCCTTATACACTGGCCTCAAAAAACATGCTTCAACAAATCCAGTACAATTTCACATTCCAGGCCATAAAAAAGGAGCCGGAATGGACCCTGAATTTCGAGCATTTATTGGAGACAATGCGCTAAGTATTGACCTCATTAATATAGAGCCTCTCGATGATTTGCATTCTCCTCGAGGGATAATAAAAGAAGCACAGGAATTAGCAGCCGAAGCATTCGGTGCAGACCATACTTTTTTCTCCATTCAAGGAACAAGCGGCGCCATTATGACAATGGTAATGACCGTCTGCGGACCTGGCGATAAAATCATTGTTCCGCGTAACGTCCATAAATCAATTATGTCAGCGATTGTATTCTCTGGTGCAATTCCTATTTTTATTCATCCAGAAATCGACAAAAAGCTTGGCATTTCTCACGGCATTACGCCAGCCTCAGCACAAAAAGCACTCACTGAACATCCAGATGCAAAAGGACTGCTTGTAATTAACCCGACGTATTTTGGCATCTCAGCTGACTTAAAAACAATTGTGGAGATTGCCCATTCATTTGGTGTGCCGGTCCTTGTTGATGAAGCGCACGGCGTACACATTCATTTTCACGATGAGCTGCCACTCTCTGCGATGCAAGCAGGAGCTGATATGGCAGCAACAAGTGTTCATAAACTAGGAGGTTCTCTCACACAAAGCTCTATTTTAAATATGAAGGAAGGACTTGTCTCAAAAGACCGTGTCCAATCTATTTTGAGCATGCTTACAACAACGTCTACTTCTTATTTGCTGTTAGCATCACTGGATGTCGCCAGAAAACGATTAGCCACCGAAGGAAAAGCACTTGCGGATAAAGCGATTCGTTTAGCTGAAACTGCCAGAGATCGTTTGAATCAAATTGATGGAATTACCTGTATCGGTCAAGAGATATTAGATTCGGCTTCGACTTACGATTATGACCCAACCAAATTAATTATCTCCATTAAAGACCTTGGGCTGAATGGTCATGATGTTGAAAAATGGTTGAGAGAAAGCTATCGTATTGAAGTGGAGCTCTCTGACCTTTACAACATTTTATGTATCGTGACACCTGGTGATTCTGAAGAAACCATTGATACCCTTGTGTCTGCTATGGAAGAGATTGCAGCTACATCTGCACGTGATGACGGGAAACACGCCGTTACGGAAGTGCTATTACCTGAAATCCCATCACTTGCTATGACCCCGCGCGATGCTTTTTACGCCACAACTGAAGTGATCCCATTCAAAAAAGCTGCTGGTCGTATTATTGCAGAGTTTGTCATGGTGTACCCGCCTGGTATTCCGATTTTTATCCCAGGCGAGATCATTACAGAAGAAAATATTTCGTATATCTTTAAAAATATTGAAATTGGTCTACCTGTTCAAGGACCTGAAGATTCTACGTTAGAAATGATTCGAGTCATTAAAGAACAAAAACCAATTTTATAA
- a CDS encoding GapA-binding peptide SR1P yields the protein MGTIVCQECNETIDQFENEKVTTLYGTCGHCHCCDEASE from the coding sequence GTGGGTACAATTGTTTGTCAGGAGTGCAATGAAACCATTGATCAGTTTGAGAATGAAAAAGTGACGACACTTTACGGAACTTGTGGTCACTGTCATTGCTGTGATGAAGCCTCTGAATAA
- the lpdA gene encoding dihydrolipoyl dehydrogenase, protein MVVGDFPIETDTLVIGAGPGGYVAAIRAAQLGQKVTIVEKGTLGGVCLNVGCIPSKALINAGHRFENAKHSEDMGIKAENVTVDFTKVQEWKASVVGKLTGGVQGLLKGNKVDIVKGEAYFVDSNSVRVMDENSAQTYTFKNAILATGSRPIELPAFKYTERVINSTGALALKEIPKKLVVIGGGYIGTELGTAYANFGTEVVILEGGDEILPGFEKQMSSLVKRNLKKKGNVEIHTNALAKGVEEKSDGVTVTFEVKGEEKTVDADYVLVTVGRRPNTDELGLEQAGVELTDRGLVKTDKQCRTNVPNIYAIGDIVEGPPLAHKASYEGKIAAEAIAGEPAEIDYLGIPAVVFSEPELATVGYTEAKAKEEGIEIVAAKFPFAANGRALSLDATDGFMKMITRKEDGLVIGAQIAGVGASDMISELSLAIEAGVTAEDIAMTIHAHPTLGEITMETAEVAIGSPIHIVK, encoded by the coding sequence ATGGTAGTAGGAGATTTCCCAATCGAAACAGATACTCTTGTCATCGGTGCAGGTCCTGGTGGATATGTAGCTGCTATTCGTGCTGCACAACTTGGGCAAAAAGTAACAATTGTTGAAAAAGGAACGCTTGGCGGTGTATGTCTAAACGTCGGTTGTATTCCTTCAAAAGCATTAATTAATGCTGGTCATCGTTTTGAAAATGCAAAGCATTCTGAAGATATGGGTATTAAAGCTGAAAACGTAACAGTTGACTTCACAAAAGTTCAAGAGTGGAAAGCTTCTGTTGTGGGCAAATTAACAGGTGGAGTTCAAGGTCTTCTTAAAGGAAATAAAGTGGACATCGTCAAAGGTGAAGCTTATTTCGTAGACAGCAACTCTGTACGTGTGATGGATGAAAACTCAGCACAGACTTACACTTTCAAAAATGCAATCCTTGCAACTGGATCTCGTCCAATTGAATTGCCTGCATTTAAATACACTGAGCGCGTGATTAACTCAACTGGTGCTCTTGCGCTTAAAGAAATACCTAAAAAGTTAGTTGTCATCGGTGGCGGATACATCGGGACTGAGCTTGGAACAGCTTATGCAAACTTTGGAACAGAAGTTGTAATCCTTGAAGGTGGAGACGAAATTCTTCCAGGCTTTGAAAAGCAAATGAGTTCTTTAGTAAAACGTAACCTTAAGAAAAAAGGAAACGTCGAAATTCATACAAACGCTCTTGCAAAAGGCGTTGAAGAAAAATCTGATGGCGTAACTGTTACATTCGAAGTAAAAGGCGAAGAAAAAACAGTTGACGCTGACTACGTTCTTGTAACGGTAGGTCGTCGTCCAAATACAGATGAGCTTGGCCTAGAGCAAGCAGGTGTTGAATTGACAGACCGCGGACTTGTCAAAACGGACAAACAATGCCGCACAAACGTACCAAATATTTACGCAATTGGTGACATCGTTGAAGGTCCACCACTTGCACATAAAGCTTCTTATGAAGGTAAAATTGCAGCAGAAGCAATCGCTGGAGAGCCAGCTGAAATTGATTACCTCGGTATTCCTGCTGTTGTATTCTCTGAGCCAGAACTTGCAACTGTCGGTTACACTGAAGCAAAAGCAAAAGAAGAAGGCATCGAGATCGTTGCAGCAAAATTCCCATTTGCAGCAAACGGACGTGCACTTTCTCTTGATGCAACTGACGGCTTCATGAAAATGATCACTCGTAAAGAAGACGGTCTAGTCATCGGTGCACAAATCGCTGGTGTCGGTGCATCTGATATGATTTCAGAGCTTAGCCTTGCAATCGAAGCTGGTGTGACTGCTGAAGATATCGCAATGACGATTCATGCTCACCCAACCCTTGGTGAAATCACAATGGAAACGGCTGAAGTAGCAATTGGAAGCCCAATCCATATTGTAAAATAA
- a CDS encoding dihydrolipoamide acetyltransferase family protein has product MAFEFKLPDIGEGIHEGEIVKWFVKPNDEVNEDDVLAEVQNDKAVVEIPSPVKGKVLELKVEEGTVATVGQTIITFDAPGYENLQFKGSEEGEAKTEAQVQGTAESGHEPEKKEVAQADAAATGAGVQEQVDADPNKRVIAMPSVRKYAREKGVEIYKVAGTGKNGRVLKEDIDNFLNGGSVSQDAAPQVAESTKEEAPKAAAAPVLEGEFPETREKMSGIRKAIAKAMVNSKHTAPHVTLMDEVDVTNLVAHRKQFKQVAADQGIKLTYLPYVVKALTSALKKYPVLNTSIDDKTDEVVQKHYYNIGIAADTEKGLLVPVVKNTDRKAIFEVSNEINELATKAREGKLAPAEMKGASCTITNIGSAGGQWFTPVINHPEVAILGIGRIAEKAIVRDGEIVAAPVLALSLSFDHRMIDGATAQNALNHIKRLLNDPQLILMEA; this is encoded by the coding sequence GTGGCATTTGAATTTAAACTTCCGGACATCGGAGAAGGTATCCACGAAGGTGAGATCGTTAAGTGGTTTGTAAAACCAAATGATGAAGTAAATGAAGATGATGTTTTAGCAGAGGTACAAAACGATAAAGCAGTTGTAGAAATTCCTTCACCTGTAAAAGGAAAAGTATTAGAATTAAAAGTTGAAGAGGGAACAGTTGCAACTGTAGGACAAACAATTATTACGTTTGACGCACCTGGTTATGAAAATCTTCAATTTAAAGGCAGCGAAGAAGGCGAAGCAAAAACTGAAGCTCAAGTACAAGGTACTGCTGAATCTGGTCATGAACCAGAGAAAAAAGAAGTTGCACAAGCTGATGCTGCAGCAACTGGCGCAGGCGTCCAAGAGCAAGTGGATGCTGATCCAAACAAGCGTGTCATCGCTATGCCATCTGTACGTAAATATGCACGTGAAAAAGGCGTTGAAATTTACAAAGTTGCAGGTACTGGTAAAAATGGCCGCGTGCTAAAAGAAGATATCGACAACTTCTTAAATGGTGGTTCTGTAAGCCAAGATGCAGCGCCTCAAGTAGCTGAAAGCACGAAAGAAGAAGCTCCAAAAGCGGCAGCAGCTCCAGTTCTTGAAGGAGAATTCCCAGAAACTCGTGAAAAAATGAGCGGAATCCGCAAAGCAATCGCCAAAGCAATGGTGAACTCTAAGCATACAGCTCCACACGTTACATTAATGGATGAAGTTGACGTAACAAACCTTGTTGCACACCGTAAACAATTCAAACAAGTTGCAGCTGATCAAGGAATCAAGTTAACTTACTTGCCTTACGTTGTAAAAGCTCTTACTTCTGCACTGAAGAAATACCCAGTATTGAATACTTCTATTGATGATAAAACGGATGAAGTTGTTCAAAAGCATTACTACAACATCGGAATTGCAGCAGATACTGAAAAAGGCTTGCTTGTTCCAGTTGTGAAAAATACTGACCGCAAAGCAATTTTTGAAGTATCTAACGAAATTAATGAGCTTGCAACAAAAGCACGTGAAGGTAAATTGGCTCCTGCTGAAATGAAAGGTGCATCTTGCACCATCACAAACATCGGTTCTGCTGGTGGTCAATGGTTTACGCCAGTAATTAATCACCCAGAAGTAGCGATCCTTGGAATTGGCCGTATCGCTGAAAAAGCGATTGTACGTGATGGCGAAATCGTTGCAGCTCCAGTCTTAGCTCTTTCCCTAAGCTTTGACCATCGTATGATTGATGGAGCTACTGCGCAAAATGCCCTTAACCACATCAAGCGTTTATTGAATGATCCACAATTAATTTTAATGGAGGCGTAA
- the pdhB gene encoding pyruvate dehydrogenase complex E1 component subunit beta → MAQMTMIQAITDALRTELKNDENVLVFGEDVGVNGGVFRATEGLQKEFGEDRVFDTPLAESGIGGLAIGLGLQEFRPVMEIQFFGFVYEVLDSISGQMARMRYRSGGRWHSPVTIRSPFGGGVHTPELHADSLEGLVAQQPGLKVVIPSTPYDAKGLLISAIRDNDPVVFLEHMKLYRSFRQEVPEEEYTIEIGKADVKREGTDLSIITYGAMVHESLKAAEELEKEGVSAEVIDLRTVSPLDIETIIASVEKTGRAIVVQEAQKQAGIAANVVAEINDRAILSLEAPVLRVAAPDTVFAFSQAESVWLPNHKDVLETAKKVLEF, encoded by the coding sequence ATGGCGCAAATGACAATGATTCAAGCGATCACTGATGCGTTACGCACAGAACTGAAAAATGACGAAAACGTTCTCGTTTTCGGTGAAGACGTTGGTGTAAACGGCGGCGTATTCCGTGCGACTGAAGGATTGCAAAAAGAGTTTGGTGAGGATCGTGTTTTCGATACTCCACTTGCTGAATCTGGTATTGGCGGTCTTGCAATTGGCCTTGGACTACAAGAATTCCGCCCAGTAATGGAAATTCAATTTTTCGGATTCGTTTACGAAGTTTTAGATTCTATTTCTGGACAAATGGCTCGTATGCGTTATCGTTCTGGTGGACGCTGGCATTCTCCAGTGACAATTCGTTCTCCATTTGGCGGAGGGGTCCATACGCCTGAGCTTCACGCTGATAGTTTAGAAGGTCTTGTAGCTCAGCAGCCTGGACTCAAGGTTGTAATTCCTTCAACACCTTACGATGCAAAAGGACTGCTTATCTCTGCAATTCGCGACAACGATCCAGTTGTCTTCCTTGAGCATATGAAACTGTATCGCTCTTTCCGTCAGGAAGTTCCTGAAGAAGAGTACACAATTGAAATCGGTAAAGCGGACGTGAAACGTGAAGGTACTGACCTTTCAATCATTACTTATGGTGCAATGGTTCACGAATCACTTAAAGCTGCTGAAGAACTTGAAAAAGAAGGCGTTTCTGCTGAAGTGATCGACCTTCGTACAGTAAGCCCGCTTGATATTGAAACAATTATCGCATCTGTAGAAAAAACAGGCCGCGCAATCGTTGTTCAAGAAGCTCAAAAGCAAGCCGGTATTGCTGCAAACGTAGTAGCTGAAATCAATGATAGAGCAATTCTTAGTCTAGAAGCACCAGTACTTCGTGTAGCTGCACCTGATACAGTCTTTGCTTTCTCTCAAGCTGAGAGCGTATGGCTACCAAACCATAAAGACGTGCTTGAAACAGCTAAGAAAGTTCTTGAATTTTAA